A window of the Loxodonta africana isolate mLoxAfr1 chromosome 3, mLoxAfr1.hap2, whole genome shotgun sequence genome harbors these coding sequences:
- the LOC100672631 gene encoding olfactory receptor 7A5-like — protein sequence MESGNQTHVSEFILLGLSEEAELQPLLFGLFLSKYLITLIGNLFIILAIITDSHLHTPMYFFLCNLSFADICFISSTIPKMLLNIQMQSKVITYEGCITQMYFFVLFGGLDNFLLTVMAYDRFVAICHPLHYMVIMNPKFCGLLLLTSWLLTVLYCLLHGLMVLRLSFCTELEIPHFFCELNQVVQLACSDTYPNDLVMYFTTGLEGVIPLTGILFSYTKIVSSILRISSAGGKYKAFTTCGSHLSVVSLFYGTVLGIYLSSAGSQASMARTIASVTYTVATPMLNPFICSLRNKDIKSRL from the coding sequence ATGGAATCAGGAAACCAAACACATGTTTCAGAATTCATCCTTTTGGGACTCTCAGAAGAGGCAGAGCTGCAGCCCCTCCTCTTTGGGCTATTTCTGTCCAAGTACCTGATCACCTTAATTGGAAACTTGTTCATCATCCTGGCCATTATCACAGACTCCCAcctccacacacccatgtacttcttcctctgcAACCTCTCTTTTGCAGACATCTGTTTTATTTCCTCCACTATCCCAAAGATGCTGCTGAACATCCAGATGCAGAGCAAAGTTATTACCTATGAGGGCTGCATCACCCAGATGTATTTTTTCGTACTCTTTGGAGGGTTAGATAATTTCCTCTTgacagtgatggcctatgaccggttTGTGGCCATCTGTCACCCTCTGCACTACATGGTCATCATGAACCCTAAATTCTGTGGCCTCTTGCTTCTGACATCCTGGTTATTAACTGTTCTGTACTGTCTATTACATGGTTTAATGGTTTTACGATTGTCTTTTTGTACAGAGTTGGAAATcccccactttttctgtgaacttAATCAGGTAGTCCAACTTGCTTGTTCTGACACCTACCCCAATGACTTGGTGATGTATTTTACAACTGGACTTGAGGGTGTTATTCCACTCACTGGGATCCTTTTCTCTTACACTAAGATCGTGTCTTCCATTTTGAGAATTTCATCTGCTGGGGGCAAGTACAAAGCCTTTACCACTTGTGGGTCTCACCTCTCAGTTGTCTCGTTGTTCTATGGTACAGTACTTGGAATATATCTCAGTTCTGCTGGTTCCCAAGCCTCCATGGCCAGAACAATAGCTTCAGTGACGTACACTGTAGCCACCCCCATGTTAAACCCCTTTATATGCAGTCTTAGGAACAAGGACATAAAAAGCAGGCTCTAA
- the LOC100672343 gene encoding olfactory receptor 7A17-like — MEPGNRTCVSEFILLGLSEEAELQPLLFGLFLSMYLITLIGNLFIILAIITDSHLHTPMYFFLCNLSFADICFISSTVPKMLLNIQMQSKVITYEGCITQMYFFMLFGGLDIFLLTVMAYDRFVAICHPLHYMVIMNPKFCGLLLLTSWLLTVLYCLLHGLMVLRLSFCTELEIPHFFCELNQVVQLACSDTFLNDLVMYFTTGLEGVIPLTGILFSYTKIVSSILRISSAGGKYKAFTTCGSHLSVVSLFYGTGLGVYISSSATQTSMARTIASVMYTVATPMLNPFIYSLRNKDIKQALKKLFS, encoded by the coding sequence atggaaccaggaaacagaacaTGTGTTTCAGAATTCATCCTTTTGGGGCTTTCAGAAGAGGCAGAGCTGCAGCCCCTCCTCTTTGGGCTATTTCTGTCCATGTACCTGATCACCTTAATTGGAAACTTGTTCATCATCCTGGCCATTATCACAGACTCCCAcctccacacacccatgtacttcttcctctgcAACCTCTCTTTTGCAGACATCTGTTTTATTTCCTCCACTGTCCCAAAGATGCTGCTGAACATCCAGATGCAGAGCAAAGTTATTACCTATGAGGGCTGCATCACCCAGATGTATTTTTTCATGCTCTTTGGAGGATTAGACATTTTCCTCTTgacagtgatggcctatgaccggttTGTGGCCATCTGTCACCCTCTGCACTACATGGTCATCATGAACCCTAAATTCTGTGGCCTCTTGCTTCTGACATCCTGGTTATTAACTGTTCTGTACTGTCTATTACATGGTTTAATGGTTTTACGATTGTCTTTTTGTACAGAGTTGGAAATcccccactttttctgtgaacttAATCAGGTAGTCCAACTTGCTTGTTCTGACACCTTCCTCAATGACTTGGTGATGTATTTTACAACTGGACTTGAGGGTGTTATTCCACTCACTGGGATCCTTTTCTCTTACACTAAGATcgtgtcctccattttgagaatTTCATCTGCTGGGGGCAAGTACAAAGCCTTTACCACTTGTGGGTCTCACCTCTCGGTTGTCTCCTTGTTCTATGGTACGGGACTTGGAGTATATATCAGTTCTTCTGCTACCCAAACCTCCATGGCCAGAACAATAGCTTCAGTGATGTACACTGTGGCCACCCCCATGTTAAACCCCTTTATATATAGtcttagaaacaaggacataAAGCAGGCTCTAAAAAAACTTTTCAGCTGA